The following coding sequences lie in one Xiphophorus maculatus strain JP 163 A chromosome 4, X_maculatus-5.0-male, whole genome shotgun sequence genomic window:
- the LOC111608331 gene encoding adhesion G-protein coupled receptor G2-like, which yields MDSETQVNCKHTDCWGNCTNFPPRSVAKTECCMRRYSQWITKWNIFKATQTLESILEETEVDQITNISVPGLVALLQKPPNDSRSIEIYANSTQATSDVDVSNRVVRVQLPAELPAGLNSNIVFCMIQMPDNISLPGLPNLSDNRLAGVSVGRTVAGLKPRVNITMSIASSINESLKPQCVFLNTTSGDVSTQGCEMVEYNQTYITCSCDHLTYFGVLLVSADLSPKDAEILFYITYIGCSISLFALVVTVVLFITKRKLRADDSKKIHISLAVALILLNVHFLSSQAAAASSSTELCLYVALLLHYSLLASFTWMALEGFHLYLLLVKVFNVYVRRYLLKLSVVGWGLPAVIVSVVAIINKDIYGRTSVDSSNRTEVCYITDDNVKMVTTVGVFVLVFIFNVIMLGVVIKWFMGLYIRKQRSQSERNATKNKICTLLVLMVLLGLTWGLIFFSLGQVNTPVLYIFCIVNCLQGFFIFFYFVLTLKNTKDSATMPSTDIQSHCPKT from the exons ATGGATAGTGAGACTCAAGTAAACTGTAAACACACTGATTGTTGGGGTAACTGCACCAACTTTCCACCTCGATCAG TTGCGAAAACTGAATGCTGCATGAGAAGGTACAGCCAGTGGATAACGAAGtggaacattttcaa GGCAACTCAAACACTCGAAAGTATTCTGGAGGAAACGGAAGTGGACCAGAtcacaaatatttctgttcCGGGTTTAGTGGCCCTCTTACAGAAGCCGCCTAACGACTCCAGGAGTATTGAGATATACGCCAACAGCACTCAG GCGACATCAGACGTAGACGTGTCCAACAGAGTGGTGAGAGTTCAGCTGCCGGCAGAGCTGCCTGCTGGACTGAACAGTaacattgtgttctgcatgatCCAGATGCCAGACAAT ATTTCCCTGCCAGGCTTGCCGAACCTGTCCGACAACAGGCTCGCCGGAGTCAGCGTCGGCAGGACTGTCGCCGGACTCAAGCCACGCGTCAACATCACTATGAGCATTGCATCAAGCATAAAC GAAAGCCTGAAACCCCAGTGTGTGTTCTTAAACACGACATCTGGTG ATGTTAGCACACAGGGCTGTGAAATGGTGGAATATAACCAGACGTACATCACCTGTTCCTGTGACCATCTCACATACTTTGGCGTGCTCCTG GTGTCTGCAGACCTCTCACCTAAAGACGCTGAGATCTTGTTCTACATCACCTACATTGGCTGTAGTATCTCTCTGTTTGCTCTGGTCGTCACTGTTGTTCTCTTCATCACAAAAag GAAACTCAGAGCAGACGATTCCAAGAAGATCCACATCAGCCTGGCAGTCGCTCTGATCCTCCTCAACGTTCACTTCCTCTCCAGCCAGGCGGCGGCAGCGTCGTCCTCCACTGAGCTTTGTCTCTATGTGGCTCTTCTTCTTCACTACTCCCTGCTGGCCTCTTTCACCTGGATGGCCTTGGAGGGCTTCCACCTCTACCTCCTCCTGGTCAAAGTCTTCAACGTCTATGTGAGGCGATACCTGCTGAAACTCAGCGTGGTGGGATGGG GTCTTCCAGCGGTCATTGTGTCAGTGGTGGCGATCATAAACAAAGACATATATGGTCGTACATCTGTGGACTCGTCCAATAGGACTGAAGT CTGCTATATAACCGATGACAATGTGAAGATGGTGACCACGGTGGGAGTGTTTGTCTTGGTGTTCATCTTTAATGTGATCATGCTTGGAGTGGTAATCAAATGGTTCATGGGGCTGTACATTCGCAAACAG CGCAGTCAGAGTGAACGAAATGCAACCAAGAATAAAATTTGCACGTTGCTGGTTCTCATGGTTCTGCTTGGCCTGACCTGGGGTCTGATCTTCTTCTCACTGGGCCAAGTGAACACTCCTGTCCTCTACATCTTCTGCATTGTGAACTGTCTTCAAG gtttcttcatcttcttttactttgtgttgactCTGAAAAACACCAAAGACTCAGCTACCATGCCAAGCACTGACATACAGAGTCACTGCCCCAAAACCTGA